A section of the Spirochaetota bacterium genome encodes:
- the aroB gene encoding 3-dehydroquinate synthase, whose protein sequence is MDGPVRRVRVLGDSGYDVAVGSGALGELAAAMDRFAGARTALVISETVRRLHGERLLHLSGEWDRHVFIMPDGEEHKSLDFAKGAFEWMLREGLTRKSVVIGVGGGVVGDFSGFLAALFMRGLPVIHVPTTLLAMVDSSVGGKVAVNISAGKNIVGVFHQPAFVAADISLLATLPDLELKNGLTEAVKHALIGDEPLRALFDRTRAADMRVPEVLDEIVYHSVRFKGSIVERDEREEGIRAILNFGHTVGHALESLSGYRGITHGQAVALGMKAEILVSRRLGMLREDDCARALGLIDKFGLAETRVSFGADEIVRHMRYDKKNSGGSIRPVLLAGPGKPVFDIPVEEGILAHTLGALFG, encoded by the coding sequence ATGGATGGACCTGTAAGGCGCGTTCGGGTACTCGGCGACTCCGGGTACGACGTGGCCGTCGGCTCAGGCGCCCTTGGGGAACTGGCCGCCGCGATGGATCGCTTCGCGGGAGCGAGGACGGCCCTCGTGATCTCCGAAACGGTGCGCCGCCTGCACGGGGAGCGCCTGCTTCACCTCTCTGGGGAATGGGACCGGCACGTGTTTATAATGCCGGACGGAGAAGAACATAAAAGCCTCGATTTCGCGAAGGGCGCCTTCGAATGGATGCTGCGCGAGGGCCTCACCCGTAAATCCGTGGTGATAGGCGTGGGGGGAGGTGTTGTCGGGGATTTCTCAGGCTTTCTCGCAGCGCTGTTCATGCGCGGGCTTCCGGTAATCCACGTTCCCACCACGCTGCTCGCCATGGTCGACTCCAGCGTGGGCGGCAAGGTCGCGGTAAATATTTCCGCGGGGAAGAATATCGTGGGAGTGTTTCATCAACCCGCGTTCGTGGCGGCCGATATTTCCCTGCTCGCGACGCTCCCGGACCTCGAATTAAAAAACGGACTCACCGAGGCCGTGAAGCATGCGCTTATCGGCGACGAGCCGCTGCGCGCACTATTTGACCGTACACGCGCTGCCGACATGCGAGTTCCTGAGGTTCTCGACGAGATCGTGTACCACTCCGTGCGGTTTAAAGGCTCGATCGTGGAGCGGGACGAACGAGAGGAGGGGATCCGCGCGATTCTCAATTTCGGACACACGGTCGGGCATGCCCTGGAATCGCTTTCCGGGTACAGGGGCATCACTCATGGCCAGGCGGTCGCGCTGGGAATGAAGGCGGAAATCCTGGTTTCACGAAGGCTCGGGATGCTGCGCGAAGACGATTGCGCACGGGCGCTCGGCCTTATCGACAAGTTCGGACTTGCCGAAACCCGGGTGAGTTTCGGCGCCGATGAAATCGTACGCCACATGCGCTATGATAAGAAAAATTCGGGAGGCTCGATACGGCCGGTGCTCCTGGCCGGGCCGGGAAAACCGGTATTCGACATTCCGGTGGAGGAGGGTATACTCGCGCACACGCTGGGTGCGCTGTTCGGTTGA
- a CDS encoding MFS transporter encodes MAESTKKTGLGRNVILMGLTSFFTDISSEMIYPLIQAFVTLVMASARTMAGPILGMIEGIAEATASILKVYSGYISDRLGRRKPLAIAGYGLSGASKLLYLFAGFGWPFILLARFFDRVGKGIRTAPRDALITESVNPAAKGKAFGFHRAMDYTGALLGVIVCYFISMEFIDPVSRTITSLDAFYVLFVISLIPAALGVLVLFPVREKREPRKPGTVARPRLSFKGLDRSLLIFFAAVFIFTLGNSSNQFLLLRSMDAGVSLPGVLVMYMLFNLVTSVLSTPLGSLSDRVGRTRIILAGYALYAFIYIMFGFVSADTSGYLWLFWALYGVYYALTEGIEKALVADLAPAASRGTVMGLFGMLTGVGLLPASLIAGFLYAWSPAAPFIFGGAAAAASFAIIFIFLRRK; translated from the coding sequence ATGGCAGAAAGCACGAAGAAAACCGGTCTTGGACGCAACGTCATCCTCATGGGACTCACCTCCTTCTTCACCGATATATCCTCGGAGATGATATACCCGCTCATCCAGGCCTTCGTGACCCTGGTCATGGCCTCGGCACGGACCATGGCGGGACCGATCCTCGGGATGATCGAAGGGATCGCCGAGGCGACCGCGAGCATTCTTAAAGTATATTCCGGCTACATCTCGGACCGCCTGGGGCGGCGCAAGCCCCTCGCGATCGCCGGGTATGGCCTCTCCGGCGCTTCGAAGCTGCTCTACCTTTTTGCAGGGTTCGGCTGGCCCTTCATACTGCTCGCGCGCTTCTTCGACCGCGTAGGCAAGGGGATCAGGACCGCGCCGCGGGACGCGCTCATTACGGAATCGGTGAATCCCGCGGCGAAGGGGAAGGCGTTCGGATTCCACAGGGCGATGGACTATACCGGCGCCCTGTTAGGCGTCATCGTATGTTACTTCATAAGCATGGAATTCATCGACCCGGTGAGCCGGACCATCACCAGCCTGGACGCATTTTACGTGCTCTTCGTCATTTCGCTCATACCGGCGGCGCTGGGCGTTCTCGTCCTGTTCCCGGTAAGGGAAAAGAGGGAGCCCCGGAAACCGGGGACCGTGGCGCGGCCCAGGCTCTCCTTCAAGGGGCTGGACCGTTCCCTGCTGATATTTTTCGCCGCGGTCTTTATTTTCACCCTGGGCAACTCGAGCAACCAGTTCCTGCTGCTGCGCAGCATGGACGCGGGTGTGAGCCTGCCGGGCGTGCTCGTCATGTACATGCTCTTCAACCTGGTCACCTCGGTGCTCTCCACCCCGCTGGGAAGCCTGTCCGACCGGGTCGGCCGTACCCGCATCATCCTCGCCGGCTATGCCCTGTACGCGTTCATCTACATCATGTTCGGTTTCGTGAGCGCCGACACCAGCGGTTACCTGTGGCTTTTCTGGGCGCTCTACGGCGTCTATTACGCCCTCACCGAGGGGATCGAGAAGGCGCTTGTCGCCGATCTCGCGCCCGCGGCGTCCAGGGGCACCGTCATGGGCCTGTTCGGCATGTTGACCGGTGTGGGCCTGCTCCCCGCGAGCCTGATCGCCGGATTTCTCTATGCGTGGTCCCCGGCCGCGCCCTTCATCTTTGGCGGGGCCGCCGCCGCGGCCTCGTTCGCGATCATTTTTATTTTTCTAAGGCGGAAATAA
- a CDS encoding HDOD domain-containing protein produces the protein MKSVVDKVKDSIERMPSLSPVIHKINEVANSVKSSAQDLTDVIQLDPVLTAKVIRMVNSAYFGLQQQVKSLKPAVIMLGLNTIKNVALSSAFLGKVSLNKDTKLNGEEFWKHSLGVAVASKLIARKMGVDSKLLEEYFIAGLIHDIGKVLINNFFPEEMNIILDEALKKEEGITEIERRVLGLTHEEIGIAIGKKWKFANNLLYAMGRHHQPVVQGESAVFSMVAAVADNFVKIMKVGFSGNYKIEHMPDELWNQLGIKEEMVFEALSTINDEIEKAVLFLK, from the coding sequence ATGAAAAGCGTAGTTGATAAGGTCAAAGATTCCATCGAGCGCATGCCCTCCCTTTCTCCCGTGATTCACAAGATCAACGAGGTTGCAAACAGCGTGAAGTCAAGCGCCCAGGACCTCACCGACGTAATTCAGCTCGATCCCGTACTTACCGCCAAAGTGATACGCATGGTGAATTCGGCATATTTCGGCCTCCAGCAGCAGGTTAAATCCCTGAAGCCCGCCGTGATCATGCTGGGGCTCAACACGATCAAGAACGTGGCGCTTTCCTCGGCGTTCCTGGGCAAGGTTTCGCTCAACAAGGATACGAAGCTCAACGGCGAGGAATTCTGGAAACACTCCCTGGGCGTAGCGGTCGCCTCGAAGCTCATCGCGCGAAAGATGGGTGTGGACTCCAAACTTCTGGAGGAGTATTTCATCGCGGGTCTCATCCACGATATCGGCAAGGTGCTCATCAACAATTTCTTTCCCGAGGAGATGAATATAATCCTCGATGAGGCTCTCAAAAAAGAAGAAGGCATCACCGAGATCGAGCGGAGGGTTCTGGGTCTCACGCATGAAGAGATAGGGATCGCGATCGGCAAGAAGTGGAAATTCGCGAACAACCTCCTCTACGCGATGGGAAGGCACCATCAGCCCGTAGTACAGGGCGAGTCGGCGGTTTTTTCGATGGTGGCCGCGGTGGCGGACAATTTCGTGAAAATCATGAAGGTCGGATTCAGCGGAAATTATAAAATCGAGCATATGCCGGATGAGCTCTGGAACCAGCTCGGCATCAAGGAAGAGATGGTATTCGAGGCGCTGTCCACGATCAACGACGAGATCGAAAAAGCGGTTCTCTTCCTGAAATAG
- a CDS encoding NUDIX hydrolase, whose translation MILGKSKRPRIRVAGIVIESGRVLLIAHQKAGKVYWLLPGGGVEYTESLPDALAREFREELQLDVQPGDIAFVSDSINPASGRHVVNICFHCGKAGGRITLGKDRRLHSYGFFTAEQVSHLTIFPPVNDELVAALGRSSHGRVYLGARWMDL comes from the coding sequence ATGATCCTTGGGAAAAGCAAGCGTCCCAGGATTCGCGTAGCGGGAATCGTGATCGAAAGCGGTCGTGTCCTGCTGATCGCGCACCAAAAAGCCGGCAAGGTTTACTGGCTTCTTCCCGGCGGCGGCGTCGAATATACGGAGTCGCTTCCCGACGCGCTTGCGCGCGAATTCAGGGAGGAGTTGCAGCTGGATGTGCAGCCGGGCGATATCGCCTTCGTGTCCGATTCAATCAATCCGGCGAGCGGGCGCCATGTCGTGAACATTTGCTTTCATTGTGGAAAGGCCGGCGGCAGGATAACCTTGGGCAAAGATCGCAGGCTTCACAGTTACGGCTTTTTCACCGCCGAACAAGTTTCCCATTTGACGATATTCCCCCCGGTAAACGACGAGCTTGTCGCCGCGCTCGGGCGCTCATCCCACGGGAGGGTGTACCTGGGGGCGCGATGGATGGACCTGTAA
- a CDS encoding tetratricopeptide repeat protein produces the protein MSRTNPRIRLASVEIATMPVERTSEEGAMCAHYRAHGGKSTHFIGACPFPSRRTPVNYLDKSPPLRMYTSHMRAHTSNMKPLKILCISTIAAVSLSITGSAYAGYYDQGLYFYRVKNYEKAREMLIKAGETSNDGHCYFFLGDIEMQENNFDKALEYFKLSVNRVISPKYLRLSYANIMIILEQRGDYMGVVKMSKEMSLKMGDGDARVRVEALINKFLWTDNQDAKAEYEKGIRFRNLGKTDDAESSFKAALKTDSAFLAPKFELGLLYLKAGNTTDAVRCLNDVADKIPFYGDVQVVLGDIQFQKESYRQALAHFSKALDYGFFDAGTLYLIYIKRASSFYNIREYKKAGESVAEALKLNPKSMEAFFLLSAIDIKEENYAEALKTLERAEALEPDNTEILFQLGSVHYKTASKKYIQYFDRLFDLNAARQKETPQKYHKAFALLAKAYHESSQDARALAIADKLPEKYLDTEMKFMLARTHAQLGNTDKAIGYFEKLSLSSDDDRYLLCALYGRAGQKDKSKRILLGLPKSYLERARGDAALSGIARDIDEERRIKEEEKLKKEEEARARREEELRIKREAEARQKAETEARLKKEEENKLKLEPKKQP, from the coding sequence ATGTCCCGCACGAATCCGAGGATTCGGCTGGCAAGCGTCGAAATCGCGACGATGCCCGTCGAACGGACAAGTGAAGAGGGTGCCATGTGCGCTCACTACAGGGCGCATGGCGGGAAGTCAACCCATTTTATCGGCGCATGCCCATTTCCGTCCCGCCGCACGCCGGTTAATTATCTTGACAAATCCCCTCCGCTGCGGATGTATACTTCCCACATGCGAGCGCACACATCCAACATGAAACCCCTGAAAATCCTCTGCATATCAACGATCGCCGCCGTGTCCCTGAGCATTACCGGGTCCGCCTATGCCGGCTACTACGATCAGGGCCTGTACTTTTACCGTGTCAAGAACTACGAGAAGGCGCGGGAGATGCTTATCAAGGCCGGAGAAACATCCAACGACGGGCACTGCTATTTTTTCCTGGGCGACATAGAGATGCAGGAAAACAATTTCGACAAGGCGCTCGAATATTTCAAGCTTTCCGTGAACCGGGTGATATCCCCAAAGTACCTGCGGCTTTCATACGCGAACATCATGATCATCCTCGAGCAGCGCGGCGATTATATGGGCGTCGTGAAGATGAGCAAAGAGATGTCCCTCAAGATGGGCGACGGGGACGCGCGGGTGCGCGTGGAGGCGCTTATCAACAAGTTCCTCTGGACGGACAATCAGGACGCCAAGGCCGAATACGAAAAGGGAATACGCTTCCGCAACCTGGGAAAAACCGACGATGCGGAATCTTCCTTCAAAGCCGCGCTAAAAACGGATTCCGCGTTCCTGGCACCCAAGTTCGAGCTGGGCCTCCTCTACCTGAAAGCGGGCAATACGACCGACGCGGTACGCTGCCTGAACGATGTCGCGGACAAGATCCCTTTTTACGGAGACGTCCAGGTGGTGCTGGGCGACATCCAGTTTCAGAAGGAATCGTACCGGCAGGCGCTCGCGCATTTCTCGAAGGCGCTCGATTACGGGTTCTTCGACGCCGGTACGCTTTACCTGATCTACATCAAGAGGGCATCATCATTCTACAATATCAGGGAATATAAAAAGGCCGGGGAGAGCGTGGCCGAGGCGCTCAAGCTGAATCCGAAATCCATGGAGGCGTTTTTCCTGCTTTCGGCAATCGATATCAAAGAAGAAAACTACGCCGAGGCGCTCAAGACCCTTGAGAGGGCCGAAGCCCTGGAGCCCGACAATACCGAGATACTATTCCAGTTGGGGAGCGTCCACTACAAGACCGCATCGAAAAAATACATCCAGTATTTCGACAGGCTGTTTGACCTGAATGCCGCCCGTCAGAAGGAAACGCCTCAGAAATACCACAAGGCATTTGCACTGCTCGCGAAGGCGTATCATGAATCCTCGCAGGACGCACGCGCGCTCGCCATTGCCGATAAGCTCCCGGAAAAGTACCTGGACACCGAAATGAAGTTCATGCTCGCCAGGACGCACGCCCAGCTTGGCAATACCGATAAGGCTATCGGCTACTTCGAAAAGCTTTCCCTCTCCTCGGACGACGATCGCTACCTGCTCTGCGCCCTCTACGGCCGTGCTGGACAAAAAGATAAGTCGAAGCGGATTCTCCTTGGATTGCCGAAATCATACCTTGAAAGGGCGCGCGGCGACGCTGCGCTCTCGGGAATCGCCAGGGATATCGACGAAGAGCGCCGCATTAAAGAGGAAGAAAAGCTTAAAAAGGAAGAGGAAGCACGCGCAAGGCGCGAAGAAGAACTGCGCATCAAGCGGGAAGCGGAAGCCCGGCAGAAGGCCGAAACCGAAGCCAGGCTGAAGAAAGAAGAGGAGAACAAGCTGAAGCTTGAGCCGAAGAAACAGCCCTGA
- a CDS encoding PDZ domain-containing protein — protein MNSGCFLMKLRGILLALTLVLSLAGLACKEEFGGLGIEVDTGEGKVTKERPYVIRDVFKGGTGELAGLQAGDKILSVDGQELTGLQHEYIVINLLRGKPGTMVTLQIDRGGQVMIIRALRGRVLLQ, from the coding sequence ATGAATTCGGGGTGTTTTTTAATGAAACTACGTGGAATATTACTGGCGCTCACGCTCGTTCTGTCCCTTGCCGGGTTGGCATGCAAGGAGGAGTTCGGGGGACTGGGCATAGAGGTGGATACCGGGGAAGGCAAGGTCACAAAGGAAAGGCCCTATGTGATCCGCGATGTTTTTAAAGGCGGGACAGGCGAGCTTGCAGGGTTGCAGGCGGGGGATAAGATTCTTTCGGTGGACGGCCAGGAGCTTACCGGCCTCCAGCATGAATATATTGTTATAAATCTGCTTCGCGGCAAACCCGGGACCATGGTGACCCTTCAGATCGACAGGGGCGGGCAGGTTATGATCATCCGGGCCCTGCGCGGCAGGGTCCTGCTGCAATGA
- the murJ gene encoding murein biosynthesis integral membrane protein MurJ, whose protein sequence is MAPSSLVRSTGIVAISTLASRILGFVRDMIVASYFGASGALDGFFVAFRIPNLLRRLVAEGALTVSFIPVYTDYLVNKGEREALELAQKTLSIMLIVLGGLVALGIVFSPEIVRAFAYGFEDEGVLALTVGLNRIMFPYLFLVGLVAFAMGVLNSHNYFFAPAFSPVLLNVGMIMGAVLFRGFFSEPLHGLAWGVILGGIFQAVTQVPDLVRSGFRMKFSLDLKHPGIRRIFRMIGAAVFGTAIYQVNIFMSTVIASLLPSGSISYLYYSDRLTEMVLGIFIVSIGNVILPEMSRITAKDDMVTLKKLYIRASNASLFLAVPAAAALMAVGTAVVSVLFMRGQFTAYHAEMTARALFCASFGIVPVALLRITTPTFYSLKDARTPVYAAAVSFVLNISAGYALMQTPLRHAGLSLANSISATVQVGILVYFLERKIGRIRFREMFVPAAKYLAASLGMVAVVFAVSWNTDWVRDSFLRRALMLGVVVAAGGATYFALCAAMGVEEIDFLVARVRALARRGKARGGME, encoded by the coding sequence ATGGCACCCTCTTCACTTGTCCGTTCGACGGGCATCGTCGCGATTTCGACGCTTGCCAGCCGAATCCTCGGATTCGTGCGGGACATGATCGTCGCGAGCTACTTTGGCGCTTCGGGAGCGCTCGACGGCTTCTTCGTCGCATTCAGAATACCCAACCTTCTGCGCCGCCTGGTGGCCGAGGGCGCGCTCACGGTGTCGTTCATTCCCGTGTACACCGATTACCTGGTCAACAAGGGCGAACGCGAGGCACTCGAGCTCGCACAGAAGACGCTTTCCATCATGCTCATCGTCCTCGGGGGACTGGTCGCGCTGGGGATCGTGTTCTCCCCGGAGATCGTCCGCGCGTTCGCGTACGGGTTCGAAGACGAGGGCGTGCTCGCCCTCACGGTGGGGCTCAACCGCATCATGTTCCCCTACCTGTTCCTGGTGGGGCTGGTCGCGTTCGCGATGGGCGTCCTCAACTCGCATAATTATTTCTTCGCGCCCGCGTTTTCACCGGTTCTCCTGAACGTTGGCATGATCATGGGGGCGGTGCTGTTCCGCGGATTCTTCTCCGAGCCGCTCCACGGCCTGGCCTGGGGGGTCATACTGGGCGGAATTTTCCAGGCGGTCACGCAGGTCCCGGACCTGGTGCGCTCGGGCTTCAGGATGAAATTCTCCCTCGACCTGAAGCATCCCGGCATCAGGAGGATTTTCCGGATGATCGGGGCCGCGGTTTTCGGAACGGCGATCTACCAGGTGAACATCTTCATGAGCACCGTCATCGCCTCCCTGCTGCCCTCGGGGAGCATCAGCTACCTGTATTACTCGGACCGCCTCACCGAGATGGTGCTCGGGATATTCATCGTATCGATCGGCAACGTGATCCTTCCCGAGATGTCGCGCATCACGGCGAAGGACGACATGGTCACGCTTAAAAAACTCTACATACGCGCCTCGAACGCGTCCCTGTTTCTGGCCGTCCCCGCGGCGGCGGCCCTTATGGCGGTAGGGACCGCGGTCGTATCGGTGCTGTTCATGCGCGGGCAGTTCACCGCCTATCACGCCGAGATGACGGCGCGCGCCCTCTTCTGCGCGAGCTTCGGGATCGTGCCGGTGGCACTTCTCAGGATCACCACGCCGACCTTTTACTCCCTCAAGGACGCGCGCACGCCGGTGTACGCCGCCGCCGTCTCGTTCGTGCTCAACATCTCGGCGGGATACGCGCTCATGCAGACGCCGCTGCGCCACGCGGGCCTCTCGCTCGCGAACTCGATTTCCGCGACCGTGCAGGTCGGCATTCTCGTGTATTTTCTCGAAAGGAAGATCGGCAGGATCCGCTTCCGCGAAATGTTCGTGCCCGCCGCGAAGTACCTCGCGGCGAGCCTTGGAATGGTCGCGGTCGTGTTCGCCGTATCGTGGAACACGGACTGGGTGCGCGACTCCTTCCTGCGGCGCGCGCTCATGCTGGGCGTCGTCGTTGCGGCGGGCGGCGCGACATACTTCGCCCTGTGCGCGGCCATGGGCGTGGAGGAGATCGACTTCCTGGTCGCCCGGGTTCGCGCGCTCGCGCGGCGCGGGAAAGCGCGGGGCGGGATGGAGTAG
- a CDS encoding STAS domain-containing protein, with amino-acid sequence MSALNFSIEDRENVKIVHLSGPISSLTRADFEILVEDLLLKANVILNLARVNLITVSGLTSMVDVSVSARKKGKRVLVLGMKPELMKTADTLDIYDHFIFIETIEEGQLKLKYYT; translated from the coding sequence ATGAGCGCGCTCAATTTTTCAATTGAAGACCGCGAAAACGTGAAGATCGTACATCTCTCGGGCCCCATCTCGAGCCTTACCAGGGCTGATTTCGAGATATTGGTCGAGGACCTGCTCCTCAAGGCGAACGTGATATTGAACCTGGCCCGCGTGAACCTTATCACCGTATCGGGGCTCACGAGCATGGTGGACGTGAGCGTGAGCGCCCGCAAGAAGGGAAAACGCGTGCTCGTCCTGGGCATGAAGCCGGAGCTCATGAAGACCGCCGACACGCTGGACATCTACGATCATTTCATTTTCATCGAGACGATAGAAGAGGGGCAGCTCAAGCTCAAGTATTACACCTGA
- a CDS encoding GNAT family N-acetyltransferase codes for MIRKFVETDLEQVYRVVNEAAIAYKGVIPADRWHEPYMPMDELKSEIASGVEFHLWDEGGEILAVMGIQDRGEVTLIRHAYTRTASQKRGLGTRLLARLVPLATGPILIGTWRDATWAVRFYQNNGFVLTPEAEKNALLARYWSIPERQVETSVVLADSRYRALHPLA; via the coding sequence ATGATCAGGAAATTTGTAGAGACCGACCTGGAACAGGTATACCGTGTGGTGAATGAGGCCGCGATCGCGTACAAGGGAGTGATCCCGGCGGACCGCTGGCACGAGCCCTACATGCCCATGGACGAGCTGAAAAGCGAAATCGCCTCCGGTGTCGAATTTCATCTCTGGGACGAGGGCGGGGAAATCCTTGCCGTCATGGGCATCCAGGACAGGGGGGAGGTGACCCTCATCCGGCACGCCTACACGCGTACCGCGTCGCAGAAGCGGGGGCTGGGAACGCGGCTGCTCGCCCGCCTCGTTCCCCTCGCGACCGGGCCCATTCTCATCGGGACGTGGCGCGACGCGACCTGGGCGGTTCGTTTCTATCAAAATAACGGTTTCGTCCTGACGCCTGAGGCCGAGAAGAACGCGCTCCTCGCCAGATACTGGTCCATACCGGAACGCCAGGTGGAGACCTCGGTCGTGCTCGCGGACAGCCGCTACCGCGCGCTCCATCCCCTCGCCTGA
- a CDS encoding ABC transporter ATP-binding protein has product MRLRSRATLSLPVPFPAPPRNHIHGCGHERGSFPGSVLPDRGGNRGGDARGREPHSRLRRDAYRVIHRAGARPGGNPGRIHPHFRLPNRDRAFPARARLFRSDRFVVRKGSDRSPCGNRRSLGMHVLLRGLARGSRIRPVRPRIVPGRHGGGFGAVCGNRAYPASAFCIGPCRRLLHRPPGPVRSAGTYGGRPLSRRGFSGMMEVRDLTYARGGRMILDFLSARFETGAVTAIIGRSGSGKSTLLSILSGTRRTYDGEVLLHNRPMRALGPAERNRETVLHSGVLPANPDERVADFILLSRAPYRGRLRSFGALDREAAQECIESFDLAIHADSSLGELPGGAQRRALLAFAFARSADYLLLDNPTDGLDLHGAAILLRAIQRYTMRGDKSILFATGDISFASQVADRILVMEGGKFAEDLAPDELDADLIKKYFDVDVLISRNVYSGRPQVHFLS; this is encoded by the coding sequence ATGCGTCTCCGTTCTCGCGCGACTCTATCTCTTCCGGTTCCTTTCCCTGCGCCCCCGCGAAATCATATTCACGGGTGCGGTCATGAACGCGGTTCTTTTCCTGGCTCTGTTCTTCCTGACCGCGGCGGGAACCGAGGCGGCGACGCACGCGGCCGGGAACCTCATTCTCGGTTACGGCGCGATGCATACCGCGTCATTCATCGCGCCGGCGCTCGTCCTGGCGGGAATCCTGGCCGGATACATCCTCATTTTCGCCTTCCGAATCGAGATCGCGCTTTTCCTGCTCGGGCCCGACTATTTCGATCTGACCGGTTTGTCGTACGGAAGGGCTCGGACCGGTCACCTTGCGGCAACCGGCGTTCTCTCGGCATGCATGTTCTTCTGCGCGGGCTGGCTCGCGGCTCCCGCATCCGTCCTGTTCGGCCGCGCATCGTCCCGGGGAGGCATGGCGGGGGCTTCGGCGCTGTGTGCGGGAATCGCGCTTACCCTGCTTCTGCTTTTTGTATCGGACCATGCCGACGCCTATTACATCGCCCTCCTGGCCCTGTGCGTTCCGCTGGGACGTATGGCGGTCGACCGCTTTCGAGGCGAGGGTTCTCCGGTATGATGGAGGTCCGCGATCTCACGTACGCCCGCGGCGGCAGGATGATCCTTGATTTCCTGTCCGCGCGGTTCGAGACCGGCGCCGTCACCGCCATCATCGGGCGCTCGGGGTCGGGAAAAAGCACGCTGCTTTCCATTTTGTCGGGGACGCGGCGCACCTACGACGGAGAGGTGCTTTTACATAATCGCCCGATGCGCGCGCTCGGCCCGGCGGAACGTAATCGCGAAACCGTGCTGCACAGCGGCGTCCTCCCCGCGAACCCGGACGAGCGCGTGGCCGATTTTATCCTGCTGTCCCGTGCTCCTTATCGGGGGCGCCTGCGGTCATTCGGAGCCCTCGACAGGGAAGCGGCCCAGGAATGCATCGAGTCCTTCGATCTCGCCATTCATGCCGATAGTTCGCTGGGCGAGCTCCCGGGCGGCGCGCAACGGCGCGCGCTCCTCGCGTTCGCCTTCGCGCGATCGGCCGATTACCTTCTCCTGGACAATCCTACGGATGGCCTCGACCTGCATGGCGCTGCGATCCTTCTCCGTGCCATCCAGCGCTATACCATGAGGGGCGACAAGTCGATCCTGTTCGCGACCGGCGATATCTCGTTCGCCTCCCAGGTCGCCGACAGGATCCTTGTGATGGAAGGGGGCAAATTCGCGGAAGACCTCGCGCCCGACGAACTCGACGCCGATCTCATAAAAAAATATTTCGACGTGGATGTTTTAATTTCGCGCAACGTCTACAGCGGCAGGCCGCAGGTTCATTTCCTCTCGTAG